A region from the Bradyrhizobium erythrophlei genome encodes:
- a CDS encoding methanol/ethanol family PQQ-dependent dehydrogenase translates to MKKYLILTTSVFGLLAAQNLAARADAALDLLAKDPKQWVMQQGDDANTRYSKLNQINASNAGKLQVAWTFSTGVLRGHEGGPLVVGDTMYVHTPFPNTVYALDLNNEGKILWKYEPRQDPNVIPIMCCDTVNRGVAYADGKIFLHQADTTLIALDAKTGAKVWSVMDGEAGKGQSGTDAPFVYKDKVLVGVSGGEFGVRGWVSAYNIADGKLVWRGFSEGPDSDTLIDPVKTTSLGKPVGPDSSTSTWQGDQWKIGGGATWGWYSYDPQLNLVYYGSGNPSTWNPVQRPGDNRWSMSIWARDLDTGAVKWVYQMTPHDEWDFDGVNEMILTDQTINGAPRKLLTHFDRNGFGYTLDRATGELLVAEKFDPVVNWATKVDMDKSSKTYGRPLVVDAYSTQHNGEDTNSKGICPAALGTKDEQPAAYSPDTQLFYVPTNHVCMDYEPYKVSYTAGQAYVGAAVAMYPPKGETNMGNFIAWDGKTGKIVWSNKEQFSAWGGALATAGGVVFYGTLEGYLKAVDAKTGKELYKFKTPSGIIGNVMTYEHGGKQYVAVLSGVGGWAGIGLAAGLLQPENAAAWHGAVDQGKLPTKDKTVDTAGLGAVGGYAGLASYTSLGGTLTVFALPNQ, encoded by the coding sequence ATGAAGAAATATCTAATCCTGACAACCTCGGTGTTCGGCCTGTTGGCCGCGCAGAATCTTGCTGCGCGCGCCGATGCGGCACTGGACCTGTTGGCCAAAGATCCCAAGCAGTGGGTGATGCAGCAAGGCGATGACGCCAACACCCGCTATTCCAAGCTCAACCAGATCAACGCATCCAACGCCGGCAAGCTGCAGGTCGCCTGGACGTTTTCGACCGGCGTGCTTCGCGGCCACGAAGGCGGACCGCTGGTGGTTGGCGACACGATGTATGTGCACACGCCGTTCCCGAACACGGTCTATGCGCTCGACCTGAACAACGAAGGCAAGATCCTCTGGAAGTATGAACCCAGGCAGGATCCCAACGTCATCCCGATCATGTGCTGCGACACCGTCAATCGCGGCGTCGCCTACGCCGACGGCAAGATCTTCCTGCATCAGGCCGACACCACGCTCATCGCACTCGACGCCAAGACCGGCGCAAAAGTCTGGTCCGTCATGGATGGCGAGGCCGGCAAGGGTCAGTCCGGCACGGACGCTCCGTTCGTCTACAAGGACAAGGTCCTGGTGGGCGTTTCCGGCGGCGAATTCGGCGTTCGCGGCTGGGTCAGCGCTTACAACATCGCGGACGGCAAGCTTGTCTGGCGCGGTTTTTCGGAAGGGCCGGACTCCGACACGCTGATCGACCCCGTCAAGACGACGTCGCTCGGCAAGCCCGTCGGACCGGATTCCTCGACATCCACCTGGCAGGGCGACCAGTGGAAGATCGGCGGCGGCGCCACCTGGGGCTGGTATTCCTATGATCCGCAGCTGAACCTCGTCTATTACGGTTCCGGCAATCCCTCGACCTGGAACCCGGTGCAGCGCCCCGGCGATAACCGCTGGTCGATGTCGATCTGGGCGCGTGATCTCGATACCGGCGCGGTCAAATGGGTCTACCAGATGACCCCGCACGACGAATGGGACTTCGACGGCGTCAACGAAATGATCCTCACCGATCAGACCATCAATGGCGCGCCGAGGAAACTGCTCACCCATTTCGACCGTAACGGCTTCGGCTACACGCTGGACCGGGCCACCGGCGAATTGCTGGTCGCGGAAAAGTTCGATCCGGTGGTGAACTGGGCCACCAAGGTCGACATGGACAAGTCGTCCAAGACCTACGGCCGTCCGCTGGTCGTCGACGCCTATTCGACCCAGCACAATGGTGAGGACACCAACTCCAAGGGCATCTGCCCGGCGGCGCTTGGCACCAAGGACGAACAGCCCGCGGCCTATAGCCCGGACACGCAGTTGTTCTACGTCCCCACCAACCATGTCTGCATGGACTATGAGCCCTACAAGGTCTCCTACACGGCCGGCCAGGCTTATGTCGGCGCCGCCGTGGCGATGTACCCGCCCAAGGGCGAGACCAACATGGGCAACTTCATCGCCTGGGACGGCAAGACCGGCAAGATCGTGTGGTCCAACAAGGAGCAGTTCTCCGCGTGGGGCGGCGCGTTGGCGACGGCCGGCGGCGTGGTGTTCTACGGCACGCTCGAAGGCTATCTGAAGGCGGTCGACGCCAAGACGGGCAAGGAACTCTACAAGTTCAAGACCCCGTCCGGGATCATCGGCAACGTCATGACCTACGAACACGGCGGCAAGCAATACGTCGCGGTGCTGTCCGGGGTCGGCGGCTGGGCCGGTATCGGTCTTGCGGCCGGTCTGCTGCAGCCTGAAAACGCCGCCGCCTGGCATGGCGCGGTCGATCAGGGCAAGTTGCCGACCAAGGACAAGACCGTCGATACGGCGGGCCTTGGCGCCGTCGGCGGCTATGC
- a CDS encoding helix-turn-helix domain-containing protein encodes MSDTVRSLNTSGLAPKRQIQCWSDALTDLCGLFDIDPLEASSFEGRINYTTVSKLKLCQIEASQHRLAHTASRAKLGGHPFVKIHFQTYGISHFEQGGRRIELMPGDCLAYDVSCPHTIVSPMLTRHDVVIVPKELLQERGFRLAKMTACKLSARTGTGRIAHDFVHAAFDEATKLSPNNAIGVADSLIDLLLLPLREPDTMFNRVGPEAMYVRAQFFIREHLRDPDLSIDQISAALNCTKRYLHMLFSERGTTISDYIQHARLQNCRQELETQAGKTITDVAFSWGFSSSSHFSRVFRKHFGVVPSAIHKAQCGALSPDFPCE; translated from the coding sequence ATGTCCGACACGGTCCGCTCGCTTAACACTTCCGGATTGGCGCCGAAGAGGCAGATCCAATGTTGGTCAGATGCACTGACCGATCTTTGCGGCCTGTTCGACATTGATCCGCTGGAGGCTTCGTCATTCGAAGGCCGGATCAACTACACGACGGTTTCGAAGCTGAAGCTCTGTCAGATCGAGGCGAGCCAGCATCGGCTTGCGCATACCGCCTCGCGCGCAAAACTGGGCGGCCATCCGTTCGTCAAAATACATTTTCAGACTTACGGGATCTCGCATTTCGAGCAGGGTGGCCGCCGCATCGAGCTGATGCCCGGCGACTGTCTCGCCTATGACGTATCCTGTCCGCACACGATCGTCAGCCCGATGCTGACGCGACATGACGTCGTCATCGTGCCGAAGGAACTGCTGCAGGAACGCGGCTTTCGCCTGGCGAAGATGACGGCATGCAAACTCTCGGCGCGCACCGGCACCGGGCGGATCGCCCACGATTTTGTCCATGCCGCGTTCGACGAAGCGACCAAGCTGTCGCCTAACAACGCGATCGGGGTGGCCGATTCGCTGATCGACCTCCTGCTGTTGCCGCTCCGCGAGCCCGATACGATGTTCAATCGCGTTGGCCCCGAGGCGATGTATGTCCGGGCACAGTTCTTCATTCGCGAACATCTGCGCGACCCGGATCTTTCGATCGACCAGATCTCGGCGGCACTGAACTGCACCAAGCGCTATCTGCACATGCTGTTCAGCGAAAGGGGCACCACCATCAGCGACTATATCCAGCACGCAAGGTTGCAGAACTGCCGCCAGGAGCTGGAGACCCAGGCCGGAAAAACCATCACGGACGTTGCGTTCTCCTGGGGCTTTTCGAGTTCATCGCACTTCAGCCGCGTGTTCCGGAAGCATTTCGGAGTTGTTCCGTCCGCGATTCACAAAGCGCAGTGCGGTGCTCTGTCCCCGGATTTTCCTTGCGAATAG
- the pqqA gene encoding pyrroloquinoline quinone precursor peptide PqqA, with translation MTWKTPKIVEVPVGMEINMYACAARK, from the coding sequence ATGACCTGGAAGACTCCAAAGATTGTCGAAGTGCCGGTGGGCATGGAAATCAACATGTACGCCTGCGCAGCGCGGAAATAG
- the cbbX gene encoding CbbX protein — protein sequence MDLDPPPTTGAVSLREELEAIGIEEILTQLDQELIGLKPVKTRIREIASLLLIERIRKRMNLTSETPTLHMSFTGNPGTGKTTVALRIASILHQLGFVRRGQVVSVTRDELVGQYIGHTAPKTKEILKKAMGGVLFIDEAYYLHRPDNERDYGQEAIEILLQVMESQREDLVVILAGYGDRMDNFFASNPGFRSRIAHHIDFPDYSDDELLAVAELMLRGMNYKFSAEARDAFIRYIALRKAQPLFSNARSIRNALDRMRLRQANRLVADLDCVLTAHDIMSIEAADVLASRVFLAPRETGV from the coding sequence ATGGATCTGGATCCACCACCGACGACAGGCGCGGTCAGCCTGCGAGAGGAACTCGAGGCCATCGGCATCGAGGAAATACTCACGCAGCTCGACCAGGAGCTGATCGGATTGAAGCCGGTCAAGACCCGCATTCGCGAGATCGCGTCGCTCCTGCTGATCGAGCGTATTCGCAAGCGCATGAACCTGACGTCGGAGACGCCGACATTGCACATGTCGTTCACCGGCAATCCCGGCACCGGCAAGACCACGGTGGCGCTGCGGATCGCGAGCATTCTCCACCAGCTCGGCTTCGTGCGGCGCGGCCAGGTCGTCTCGGTCACGCGCGACGAACTGGTGGGGCAATATATCGGCCACACGGCGCCCAAGACGAAGGAAATATTGAAGAAGGCGATGGGGGGCGTGCTCTTCATCGACGAGGCCTATTATCTGCATCGGCCCGACAATGAACGCGACTACGGCCAGGAAGCCATCGAGATCCTGCTGCAGGTCATGGAATCCCAGCGGGAGGATCTGGTGGTGATCCTCGCCGGGTACGGCGATCGAATGGATAATTTCTTCGCCAGCAATCCCGGCTTTCGCTCCCGCATTGCCCATCACATCGATTTTCCGGATTATTCCGACGACGAGTTGCTCGCCGTCGCCGAGCTGATGCTGCGCGGCATGAACTACAAATTCAGCGCCGAAGCACGCGATGCCTTCATCCGCTACATAGCCCTGCGCAAAGCCCAGCCGCTATTCTCCAATGCGCGCTCGATCCGGAACGCGCTCGACCGCATGCGGTTGCGCCAGGCCAACCGTCTCGTCGCCGACCTCGATTGCGTGCTGACTGCCCACGATATCATGTCGATCGAGGCCGCCGACGTGCTTGCCAGCCGGGTGTTTCTGGCTCCGCGCGAGACGGGTGTTTGA
- a CDS encoding ribulose bisphosphate carboxylase small subunit — MRITQGCFSFLPDLTDEQISRQVQYCLEKGWAVNIEFTDDPHPRNNFWEMWGLPMFDLRDAAGVMMELAECRKVYGDRYIRMSAFDSSHGWESVRLSFIVNRPKDEPGFRLERHEVAGRNIRYTTKSYAADRPEGRRST; from the coding sequence ATGCGTATCACTCAAGGCTGCTTCTCCTTCCTTCCCGATCTCACGGACGAGCAGATTTCCCGCCAGGTTCAGTATTGCCTGGAGAAGGGCTGGGCGGTGAACATCGAATTCACCGACGATCCGCATCCCCGCAACAACTTCTGGGAAATGTGGGGACTGCCCATGTTCGACCTGCGGGACGCCGCCGGCGTGATGATGGAACTCGCCGAATGCCGCAAGGTGTACGGCGACCGTTACATCCGGATGTCGGCGTTCGATTCAAGCCACGGCTGGGAGTCGGTGCGGCTGTCCTTCATCGTCAACCGGCCGAAGGACGAACCCGGCTTCCGGCTGGAGCGGCACGAAGTGGCCGGCCGCAATATTCGATACACGACGAAATCCTACGCAGCCGACCGTCCTGAGGGCCGGCGCTCTACCTGA
- a CDS encoding form I ribulose bisphosphate carboxylase large subunit codes for MNDQSMTVRGKDRYKSGVMEYRKMGYWEPDYEPKDTDIIALFRVTPQDGVDPIEAAAAVAGESSTATWTVVWTDRLTAAEKYRAKCYRVDPVPNSPGQYFAYIAYDLDLFENGSIANLSASIIGNVFGFKPLKALRLEDMRLPVAYVKTFQGPATGIVVERERMDKFGRPLLGATVKPKLGLSGRNYGRVVYEALKGGLDFTKDDENINSQPFMHWRERFLYCMEAVNKAQAASGEIKGTYLNVTAGTMEDMYERAEFAKELGSIVIMIDLVIGYTAIQSMAKWARRNDMILHLHRAGHSTYTRQRNHGVSFRVIAKWMRLAGVDHIHAGTVVGKLEGDPATTRGYYDICREDFNPARLEHGVFFDQNWASLNKLMPVASGGIHAGQMHQLLDHLGEDVVLQFGGGTIGHPMGIQAGATANRVALEAMILARNEGRDYLHEGPEILAKAAQTCTPLKSALEVWKNVTFNYESTDMPDYAPTASVSL; via the coding sequence ATGAATGACCAATCGATGACCGTCCGAGGCAAGGATCGCTACAAATCCGGCGTCATGGAATACAGGAAAATGGGCTATTGGGAGCCTGATTACGAGCCAAAGGACACCGACATCATCGCGTTGTTCCGGGTCACGCCGCAGGATGGCGTCGATCCGATCGAAGCGGCGGCGGCGGTCGCCGGCGAGTCCTCGACCGCGACCTGGACGGTGGTGTGGACCGACCGGCTGACGGCGGCGGAAAAATACCGCGCCAAATGCTATCGCGTCGATCCCGTGCCGAATTCACCGGGGCAATATTTCGCCTACATCGCCTACGATCTCGACCTGTTCGAGAACGGATCGATCGCCAATCTGTCGGCCTCGATCATCGGCAACGTGTTCGGATTCAAGCCCCTGAAGGCGCTGCGGCTCGAGGACATGCGGCTGCCGGTGGCCTACGTCAAGACGTTCCAGGGGCCGGCCACCGGCATTGTGGTCGAACGCGAGCGCATGGACAAGTTCGGCCGTCCGCTGCTTGGCGCCACCGTGAAGCCGAAGCTCGGGCTGTCCGGGCGCAACTACGGCCGCGTGGTCTACGAGGCGCTGAAGGGCGGGCTCGACTTCACCAAGGACGACGAGAACATCAACTCGCAGCCGTTCATGCACTGGCGCGAGCGGTTCCTGTATTGCATGGAAGCCGTCAACAAGGCGCAGGCCGCGTCCGGCGAAATCAAGGGCACCTATCTCAATGTCACCGCCGGAACCATGGAGGACATGTACGAGCGGGCGGAGTTCGCCAAGGAACTCGGCTCCATCGTCATCATGATCGATCTGGTGATCGGCTACACCGCGATCCAGTCGATGGCAAAATGGGCGCGCCGCAACGACATGATCCTGCATCTGCATCGGGCCGGGCATTCGACCTATACGCGGCAGCGAAATCACGGCGTCTCGTTCCGCGTGATCGCGAAATGGATGCGGCTCGCGGGGGTCGATCATATCCATGCCGGCACCGTGGTCGGCAAGCTCGAGGGCGATCCCGCGACCACGCGCGGCTACTACGACATCTGCCGCGAGGACTTCAATCCCGCAAGACTGGAACACGGCGTGTTCTTCGATCAGAACTGGGCCAGCCTCAACAAGCTGATGCCGGTGGCCTCGGGCGGCATTCACGCCGGCCAGATGCATCAGCTGCTCGATCACCTCGGCGAAGACGTGGTGCTGCAGTTCGGCGGCGGCACCATCGGCCATCCCATGGGCATTCAGGCGGGCGCCACCGCCAACCGCGTGGCGCTGGAAGCCATGATTCTCGCCCGCAACGAGGGCCGCGATTATCTGCACGAGGGGCCGGAGATTCTGGCAAAGGCGGCGCAGACCTGCACGCCGCTGAAATCGGCGCTGGAGGTTTGGAAGAACGTCACCTTCAACTACGAATCCACCGACATGCCCGACTATGCCCCCACCGCCAGCGTCTCGCTATAA